TTGTTGCTTGCGCATATAAAATGTATTTACATTGAGACGGTAAACATAGTAAATTTCTATTCCACTACAATATTCTTTGGCGTATTTAATATTAAAACTAAGTGATTTCATGTGCTTATTCATATGGAGATTGTGTTTCCCTTAAAGATTTATTTTCCTGTAAGGTTGTTGATCAAAATGAAAATCACTATGATCAATTTAGTCCTCGTTATTTAAAATTGATACCATCAATTTCATTGTTTGTAATTTCAATATTTCTTTAAAACTGAGATTATTATTCACGGTTAAAGGAAGATTGTATTTACAAGGCGGTTTCCCCGAAATGGTGTTCAGGGTGATGCCCCTCCCCTCCTTCCCGGATGCATCTTTTATGATTGATTGGCTGTATATGATTTAATTGAAAAAATGCGCAATTTTGTGCAATGTCACTGATCCAGCCATACAATCCATTTGAGCCACTCACCATAGAGAGAATCCAGCAATTATTGCTGATGGGGCAGCCTATCCTGGTAGTGCAGCGTTTTCAATGGGCCGGAATCAACAACGGAGCTGGTTTTATGGCGACAAGGTATAGCTATCCTGAAGATGCGGCTGATCATCTGTCACATCTCCTGCCTAATGAAGGTAAAATGGTAGATTTGCTTCAACCCCTGCAACGGGATAGGCTGCTGGCCCTGATAGCCCCGACTTCAACTTACCAGGTATACTTGGATTCGCTGAAAGACAAGAAATGGGCAAAACGGATGCAACAGGTATATGCAGAAGATGTAAGAAGATTCATTCGTAGTCAGACCCGGCTAAAACCTGACAGGAATACAGGTGTAGATGTAAATTTCGACTTTCGTCATGGCCGTGTGATGGCTGTAATCAACACAGGCACTCAAAGGCTGGAGGTTCCATTTTATGACATTATCAAATAATCCGCTATGTGTTACGATGTATCTTTTCATACCAATATCCAGTTAACGCTTGACATTTTTCCAGATCTGGCGGACAATAGGCAACTTGAATTGAATAGCGATGCGCTGATTCATGTGGAAGGGCATGCACTACCGATGTATTATGTAATTAATACAAAAGAGCATGTAACGCAACTGACGAATATGGAGTGGGGGGTAACACCTTTGTATGTGAAGGATCCGAAAGAACGGAAGGCAAGGCGGTCAGGGATGATCAATGCCAGGAGTGAGCGGATCTTCGATGACCAAAAGTCTTATTGGTACGGGATCCGGAACAACCGTTGCCTGATTCCCGTAAGCGGAATTTATGAGCATCGGCAGATCATTGGATGGAAGAATAAGGTGCCTTACCTGGTTCAAATGAAAGGTATGCCTGTATTCTTTTTGCCTGGTTTGTACCAGGAAAGTACGGAGGTGGATACGCTTACGGGAGAGCTATACCAGGAGGGAACCTACACGTTGATAACCCGGCCGGCGAACGGTTTAATGGCGCAGATTCATAATTCAGGGGAGAATAAACATCGGATGCCTTTGTTTGTGCATCATGAGATGGCGAAACAATGGATTGACCCGGAGCTGACGGAGACGGGGGTAAGAGAGGTGTTGAATTATGAGGTGCCGGTGGATGAGTTGAGTTATGATACGGTGTATACGATACGTGGCGGGAAGCAGCGGCCCGATCACCTGGAGAAAGATGCGCACTGGGAGTGGGTGGCGTTGCCGCCTTTGGGGAATGATACGCCGTTGAATGCGGGGAAGCAGCAGAGTTTGTTTTGAGGTGGCAGTGAGTTTTAGAGGCTATTTTTAAATATATTAACGTAATGGCGCCCCTGTCGGAGGCGCCATTCTTGTATGATCTGGCTTTCGGTTTTTAGCTGTTCTCAGTATAATTAAAACACTGTTTAGTTTTATGATTGAAGTCGTTTTTTTTAGAACTCATTTCATAATTAGGCATTTCTAACTCGTAATCAAATGAGTTCTAGTCAGTCTTTGATTAAATCAAGTCTTAATTCACTTCCTATTTGAAGATTCACCAATTGTAGACTATTTTCCACACTACCCTTACTCATTCAATTCATCAAGAACAGCCCCTATTTCTTTAAGGTACCTTCCATAACCAACCTTGATCCCAAATTCCATAAACCCATATACTAATAAGGTAGATATCGCCAGGATAATGATCCCTAAAGTGAGCAGGTGACTTTGGTCCATCAGGCTACCTAATGGCACTTTTGCTACTATGAAAAGAGACAACATGATCACCAATACAGGAATCAGGGAATAATTAAAGGACCTGTACATTTCGATATTTATCTTAATGTCATAATATAAGGTAAAGAGGCTCTCTTTGGAATTGAGGGTGTAATTGTAAAGCCGGTTATAAAAGAAATAGAACCGGATGAAATAATAAAGGGAGATGATGATCATGAAACCGTAGGTCATGTAGAAGGCTAGCAGGAAACTGCTGCTCAGGTGGAGGATTTGTGGGAAGAAACCAACGATGACCAATCCAATCAATTGAAAGATTAGTTCGGTACGCATGGTGTTTCTTATTTTTTTAACGGGAGATTGCTTTCCCTTCAGATCTTTAAGGGCAGTTGGTAACTGGAACGGGATGTTGTCATTACTTTCCTTGTTCCAGGCGGATTGGATGTCTTCAAAATTCATATCCATAATTTTTTATAAGTTCTTTAAGTTTATTTTTTGCTCTGTTTAACTTTACTCTGGCGTTTACTTCACTAATGCCCAGCTGGAGGCTGATTTCTTTGTGGGTGTAGTTTTCGAGGTGATAGAAGATTAAGGCTTTTTCTATCTTTTCCAGGTGTTGTACTGCCATGTAGAAAAGAGATAGTTTTAGTTCATGGGAGGGAGTATCACTTTCTTCAGAGAGGATGTTTTCCGGGAATGAAGGGGTGGTGAGCGGTTTTCTCTTTTCTTTTTTGAAAAAGGTGATGGCGGTGTTTAAGGCGACGCGGTACATCCATGTGGAAAATTTGCTTTGGTTGGAGAATGTGGGGTAGCTTTTCCAAAGTTGGTAGATGATTTCCTGGAAGAGGTCTTGTTGATCTTCGGGAGAAGCCATGTACATTTTGGAGATTTTGTGGAGGATGCCTTTGTGGGTATCCAGGAGTGTGAGGAAGTCATTTTCCCTGGTCAAGGTTTGGTGTTTAGGTGAATTAGTTTCTTTGGTTAGTGTGGGGGGTGGAGGAATTGTTACAGGGGGAAGGGGATTTTCTTTAGTAGTCTTCTTCGAAGGTTTGCCAGAGGGAGGGGATAAAGATTTTGTCTTTTTGGAGGGTGTTTTCGGGGGTGTAGGTGGCTTCGCGGTATTCCAAGAGTTCGGAATTTTCATTAAATTTAGCGAGAGCTTTTAGTTTATAATTTTCATCACAATTACAAATAAGAAACCCAATAAAAGTATCCCCTTTATATTTTTTACAAATTAAACTACGGTCAGAAACCTTATTAACCAAGTTAAAATATTGGACTTCCCTAAAATTCTTTTGATGATAACTCCATATCTCTTCGAATTCTCTACCTATATAATAAACATCTCCAAATTTCCCTCGCAAACACCTTTGCCCTATTTTACATTTAAGAGAAGTCTCATTAAAAAATCTAAAATAAACCTTTTTTGCAGATAGGGTATTTTCTTCTATCTGCATTTTTTCATTTTGAAACATCCATGTTTCGTAAAACTTATATTCCATTATCGAATTTTTAAAGATGGCTTTAGATCAAGATCACTATTTTCCAAAATAATTGAAATCTGAATTTTCTTAGTCGATTCTATTTTGTTAGGGTAATAACGTTCATACCTCTTAAGAAATTCACCCGTAAAAGACAACCCAAGTTTATCTTTTGTTTTAAACATATTCACACCTCCAATTTTCCCATTTTGACCTAATATTTTTTGCATTTCATCAGAATCTAAAAGATCTTCAAACCTTTTAACCAACTCCTCGAACTCAGCAGCCCCAACTCTTATCGCAATATCCAAATCCTGCGGATTCTCCACCCTCAACGCACTCCCATGCACATAAATCTCCTCCGTCGGCAATCCCCACTCCTTCGCCACCTCCTTCAACAAATCCCCAAACTTCCTAAAATCCTTCAAATTCTCAAACAAATAGGGATATCCTCTCTCGCTCACATCCTGCCAATTCTCCAACTGTTTCAATACATCCTCAACCACATAATCCTTCCTCCTACACGCATTAAAAATCATATCCTCTATCTCCCCATTTGCGATTTCCAACTCCTTCCCCCTCCTCACTATCTCCTGCATATTCCTTGTAGAAAACCACATTTCTTTATCCACCAGATTCAGCTTATTCTTTATATACTGAAAAAGATCCTCCGCTATTTCTTCCTCACTCCTGATATCTCCAATCGTCAATACCAAATTCCCGGGTTTAGCTTCATTCCCGATCCTTATTGGATTAAGGTCTATCCTACCATCTGGATAAACCTCAAATAAACCGTACTCTGCTTCTATTACACCATTATCATAAAATTTCACATTCCCTTTATTAACAATCCAAGCTTCCCCACTTTCCTTACTTAATTTCTGAGCCGCGGATATATCGCCATTTAAAATTAAACGAAACTCCTCTTTAATTAATGTATTTGGTCTATTTACATAACGTTTAATTAAGTATTCATCGAAAGTATTCACCTTCCCATTTATAATCACGTTATAACTATCTCCTACTTTATAAAAGAGCAAATAATTTCTTCCGTCTTTCATTTTCTCAAAAACGGCCTTTACCTTGACTACGTCATTCTCCCACAACTCCACTGCTACTTTTTCCAATGACTTTATAATCTTTGACTTCCAAACTTCCATCATCTCAAGGGGAACTGCAATCCTGGAATTACGGATTGCTTTGGTGCTCGCTACCGTTAGCGTGCCTACCATATAAGCTAAGGCGAAGTAATTTGTATATTTTACAAATTGCGGATGATCCTGTAGCATCTCTGGAGCAGCATTGACATAAGTC
This window of the Chitinophaga sancti genome carries:
- a CDS encoding SOS response-associated peptidase, coding for MCYDVSFHTNIQLTLDIFPDLADNRQLELNSDALIHVEGHALPMYYVINTKEHVTQLTNMEWGVTPLYVKDPKERKARRSGMINARSERIFDDQKSYWYGIRNNRCLIPVSGIYEHRQIIGWKNKVPYLVQMKGMPVFFLPGLYQESTEVDTLTGELYQEGTYTLITRPANGLMAQIHNSGENKHRMPLFVHHEMAKQWIDPELTETGVREVLNYEVPVDELSYDTVYTIRGGKQRPDHLEKDAHWEWVALPPLGNDTPLNAGKQQSLF
- a CDS encoding RNA polymerase sigma factor, with the translated sequence MKIPNSWNTAKPPTPPKTPSKKTKSLSPPSGKPSKKTTKENPLPPVTIPPPPTLTKETNSPKHQTLTRENDFLTLLDTHKGILHKISKMYMASPEDQQDLFQEIIYQLWKSYPTFSNQSKFSTWMYRVALNTAITFFKKEKRKPLTTPSFPENILSEESDTPSHELKLSLFYMAVQHLEKIEKALIFYHLENYTHKEISLQLGISEVNARVKLNRAKNKLKELIKNYGYEF